The nucleotide window CAACTGGGGCAGCATTCAGACCTGCGGGTTGATCGTCTGCTGCGCTATGATGGGAAAGGATCCGGAAACCGATGAGATTTATCGTTGGGCACTGGATGAGCTGGAAACGCAGGTGCAGATTCAGATTGGTGAGGATGGGATGCTTTGGGAGCAGTCGACCATGTATCATGTGGAAGTCCTCAACAACCTGCTGCGGGTGTTGGAGTATGCTCAGTTTTATCCGATACCGCTCTCTTCACAGATCAAGGATAAAGTCCACGCGATGGTGCACGCATTAATGCACATGATGATGCCGGATCATCAAATTGAAACGTTTGGCGATTCGGATCGGGTCAATGCTGAGGATGTCATGAATCGGGGTGCTGTTTTATTTGACGATCCACAGCTTCGGGCGATGGGCAACGATGTAGGCGACAGCGATTTGCTTGTCAACGGCGGAATGCCGGCCTGGCGCAAACTGCAGACGATGCCGAAGCAAACCCCGACCCAGCTGCTGTATGCGGGAGCGGACTGCGGCATTGTCGTGCGGCGCAGTGATTTTGGACCGGAAGCGGAATGGATGATGGTGCTTAACGGTGAGCTGGGCAGCGGCCATGGTCATTCGGACAACCTGCATTATTCCCTGGTTCATCGCGGCGTCCCATTTGTTATTGATCCAGGTCGTTTTACTTATCGTGAGGATCATCCTGTTCGGGTTGAACTCAAGGGCATGAGTGCTCACAATACAGTAGTTTTGGATGATCAGCCGGGCAGCGTTCCGGATTCCAGCTGGACCTATCAAAAATTCCTTCGTCCGCTGGCCACGGTTGTCCGTGATACGCCGCAGGCATTGTATTGGGAAGGCGGCGTGCTGACACAACAGCCGCAGATGACGCATATTCGCAAGATGATCATGCTGCCGCAGGGCTGCTGGCTTATCTGCGATGAAATTTTCTGTGCCGGTGAACATAAAGTAGTCAGCCGAATTCAGCTTGATCCGCAGGTTACGGTCATCGGTGAGGGAGCGGACAGACAGCTGAAGCATGCGAAAGCTCAGCTGCAATATCATCACGAAGGACTGCCGCTTTCCGTACAGACAGGACCGTGCTCGCTGCGCTACAATGAATTGCTGGATCATTCTGTTCTTGTCAGCCAGGGAATCATGCGGGATCAATTGTTTCAGGATGAATTGTTTTACGGTGAAGATTTCCGGCTGGAACGCGCTGAGGTCATTCAGCCGGGACGGGGAAAATGTTCAGTGGAGGAAGTCAGTGCCTGGCGGTTTATCCGAGGAGAAGAGACTTACACATGTGTGATTTTCCATCAGCAGCTTTATCAGGGAAAGAAAATTCTGTTTTGCGAAGGCTTGCCGCTGCATAACCAGGCGTGTCTGATTATCAGAAAAGGCGATCAGAAAAAATTGATTCGTCTGAAATGACAATAAATTAAATGAATAAAGCTAATAATGCAAGAGGTCTAGTTGAAAAAGTAAAAGATAGTGTAAGGAACTGTAGTGAACTTTAATTGTGAGGGACGAAGATGGATTCAGAAAAAACCTTATCATATTACAATATAAATGCAAAGAAATTTACAGATGGAACAATTAATGTAGATTTTTCAAAAACACAAAATAGATTTTTGGAGATGCTCGATAGTAGCGCAGCAATACTAGACTTTGGTTGTGGCTCAGGTCGTGACACGAAGTACTTTCTTGAGAAAGGATACTACGTGGATGCGATTGATGGATCAGAGGAATTATGTAAGATCGCATCCGTATACACAGGGATTGAAGTAAAGTGCATGCTTTTTCAAGAACTAGATGTGATGGAGAAGTATGATGCAATTTGGGCCTGTTCTTCTATCTTACATCTGTCACGAATGGAACTTGTAGATGTTATGGGAAAGATGGCAAGGGCTATAAAATTAAATGGACTAATCTATACATCATTTAAATACGGAACTTTCGAAGGTGAACGAAATGGTCGTTATTTTATCGATATGAATGAGGACGGTATTGAAGCTTTGATAAAAGAGGTACCAGAAATTGAAATAGTAGAAATATGGATTACATCAGATGTACGTCCTAAACGAGGCGAGGAAAAATGGTTAAATCTCTTTCTGCGAAAGAAATAGTTGAATATCCGAATGGTGGTAAAAGTTATTTTTACGTTATAGATAGGAATGCAATTATAGTAGATGAAGGAATATGTAATTGTAAAAAGGAAGAGGATATCTTTTCTTATAGTTTGATTACAGATAAGCAGAATTCCTATATGTATAATTATGAAAAAGTATTTCGATTTCTGGCAGAAGATATAGAAATTATTGAAGAAACCTTACGTAATGCCAGAGAATATTCGGATATAAAATTTGTTGTGCGTACGGCGAATCGAGAAGAAAATGCAGATACGTCACCGCTGGAATTCTTGTTTGAGAAAAACTTTGCAAATGTGTATGGAATTAATGCGCTGAAATATTTGTGGAAGGAATATGGAATAGTTGATACTAATGGGCATAACTATTTCCTGGATTATTATGTTCGATTGAATAATGACGGAATTGCTGTTGAGGAAAACGGTATAACTTATCATCATCCACAGATCATCGGTAAAGAGAAGTATCGAAATCAGTTGAAAAAGCAAAATTCATGCGCTCAATGGGGTATTAAGTTATATCGATTCTCTACGGAAGATTGCCAGTTTGAAAGCCGAATAGAAGATGATATTCGGATGTTTTTTGGAGAGGATGTCACTAGATTTCAAGAAAATGGCTTATTGGTAGAACGAAAGGTGGAATTGTATGACCACCAGGTAGATACTTTGCATGAGATGGCAAGAAAGAGAAAGGAAGGAATAAATACCTTTTTAATTGTCTTCCCTACAGCTAGTGGAAAATCCAAAATTGTGGAAGAAGATATACGAGTTTTTGCTGAGGAAAGGCAGAATTTTAAAGCACTCATTCTTGCGCCAAACACAAACATTGTGAAGGATTGGCATAAAAGAATAGAAATTTCGTTGAGTGAATTTAAGGATAAGATTGAAGTAAATACCTTTGCATACATAGTACGGAACTATGCACAAATATCACCAGTGGAGTATTCATACATAGTGATTGATGAGGCCCATCATGCAGTAGCACCGGTCCTAAAACGTGTAATTCAATATTTTACACCTAAATTTATGGTAGGACTTACAGCAACAGACCAGAGACCGGACAAAAAGAAATTAGAAAGTGTTTTTGGAAATTATAAGACAGGTTTATCTTTAATTCAGGCTATGGAGGAGGGTATTGTTGCACAAGCAAATGTGTATCGAATCGAGACAAATATTGATTTGAGTCACGTTCGTTTTAATGGAAAAGATTATATTAATGCAGACTTAGAGAAAAATATACGTGTCACTTCAAGAAACGAGCTGATCATAAATGTATTGCAAGAGTACTTCTGTGAAGGTGAAGCGGCAAATCGACAAGGCATTATTTTCTGTGTTAGTATGAAGCATACTTTAGAAATGGAAAAGCTTTTAAATGCGTCAGGTATTAGTGCTAATTCATATAACGGAAAGACGAAGAACGCAGATAAGATAATGGCAGACTTTAAGGCGAAGAAAATCCGTTTTTTGTGTGTATGCAATATGATTTCGGAAGGTTGGGATTATCCGGAATTGGGTATTTTGGTCATGGCAAGACCGACACTGTCTAAGGTACTTTATTTGCAACAGATCGGTAGAGGACTTCGCAAGACGGATTCAAAGAAAAATGTATATATAATCGATGTGGTGGATGAGTATGGCGCAATAGCGCGTCCATGTTCGATGCATAGTATTTTTCAAAATGCTTTGTATGTTCCGTTTGGTAATATTATATGCAGAAATTATTCACAAGGCGATATGATAGAGATCGACGGTCTTACTGAACGTATAGAGCGTATAGTAGAACTTGATATTACAAATTACGAAGATAAGTATGGTAGTTATTTCAGTCAGGAACAGCTGGCAAGAGAATTTTATGTGAGTACAGGAACGATTACAAGCTGGATAAAAAAGGGTAAGATTATGCCAACGGTTACATATCCTTTTGGAAGCAAACAAGTTTACTTGTTTAGTCCAGAGGATGTAGAAAACATAAGGCAGGAGCTAGAGATTCCGGAACATACAGAAGAAACGATTAAGAAAGATTTCTTTGATTTTTTGAAAGAGAGAGACTATTCGCTTTCTTATAAAATGCCATTTTTACTTTCTTTTTTAAAGAACATGAATTCCATTGGGGATGCAAATATTGAAGCGGTGTTAGATGACTATATTGCATTTTATAATAATAGAATTGCGAATGGCTTGATCGTTGATAAACCATCCTGTCCCTATAACGCAGAGACGTTAAAAAATAAAAAAATGATTAAAGCAAATATGCTGGCCAATCCATTTGAAAAGTTTGAGAGAAAAAGATTTTTATATCATTCAAAGGATTTGGGAGTAATATCTATGAATCATGCGCTTTTTGCTAAATTGGAAGAATGGGAATTTCAGAGAATAAGAGAACAGATGCTGGAAGATATCCAGAATTACTATAAGAAAATTTGATTTAGGTGTAATATGCTTGTTGAACTCATCTGATGTAAAGTGTGATTGATAAAAGTGTTAGAGTGACTAATAGGTTAAAGGAAAATAACCTTTATTTTAAAGATCTTGGATGAGAAAAAAATAGAAGATGATATTTATAGCAAAGGAATTCGTGAGCTAATTAGAATCACCTTAGAAATAAAAAAAGTATATTTCTTGGAAACTTCCTAAAACTTACATTAAACAGAATACTCATAGAAAATATTGTATAAGTATTAACAGTTCAAATATTGAGCCCATGATAGGACTTTGTATTGACAATCAGAAAAGATACACTCGAGGATGGATTGTTTAAAGGAATATAATTTAAGAAGTAATTAAATAAGAAAAGAATTGGAACACATGTTAGTAAAATTTAATAAGGAAACAGTAAACTCTAGTCCTAAATCTTACAATATGAGAAACTTTATAGATTTCTGAGTAAAAAAAAGAGAACGCAGAGGTTCTCTTGGATCGCAGCATTTAGATTTTAACTGTGTTCTTCTCGATCAATTCCTGTTTCAAATCATAGAGCTTTTGAGAATAGTCGACATAATAACGGTGCGGATAACGCAGCCGTTTGACTTCTTCCCATAACGTGTCCATCTGCTGCATGCAGTAGTTTTTGACTTCTTCCGTTGTCGGCACCGCATAAACAAGCTGACCGTGATCGAAAATCTGTTCCTGCAGCTCCCGCATTTCATAATCCTTGATGCGTTTCTGTTTCCAAGGCGCCTGCGGATCAAACAATAGATATTCATCCTCAGGGATCACTTCATCCCGCAGCGCTAAGACATCGGCAATCGCCTGATGATTTTCCTTGTCGTAGAAACGAATGATTTTCTTAAAGCCCGGATTCGTCAGTTTTTCAACGTTGCCGCTGATCTTGATCTTGGGAATGATCTGCCCATCTTTTTCATGAGCGACCACTTTGTAGACACCGCCGAGAACCGGCGTTGACTTGGCGGTAATCATGTTTTCACCGACACCAAAGGTATCAATCTTAGCATCCTGCATGATCAGATCATCAATCAAAAATTCATCCAGCGAATTGGATACGACAATCTTACAGTCTGTCAGTCCCGCGGCGTCCAGCATTTTCCGTGCTTTTTTGGAGAGATAAGCCAAATCACCGCTGTCAATCCGAATTCCTTTCAGCCGATGACCGTTGGGAATCAATTCCTCTTGGGCAACTTTGATCGCATTGGGAATGCCTGAATGCAGCGTATCGTAGGTATCTACCAGCAAGATGCAGTTATCCGGAGAAACGCGGGCATAACTCCGGAAAGCCTCCAGTTCACTGTCATGCAGTTGGACATAGCTGTGGGCAATTGTTCCGCTGACCGGTACGGCATATTTCTGACCGGCGATCGTGCAGGCGGAACCCGCACAGCCTGCAATGTAGGCTCCGCGTGCGCCTTCGGTTGCGGCGTCAAAGCCGTGCGCCCGGCGTGAACCAAATTCCAGGACAGCCCGGCCTTTGCTGGCACGGACAATCCGATACGCTTTGGTTGTCGTTAAGGTCGGATAATTGATGCACAAAAGCAGAATTGTTTCCAGAATCTGTGCTTGGATCAATGTGCCGCGAATTGTAACTAGCGGTTCATTGGCAAAGACCGGCGTTCCTTCAGGAATAGCCCATACGTCTACGTCCATCGTCATATTTTTCAGGTACGTTAAGAAATCTTCATCAAAATAACCCGTCTGCCGCAGATAATCGATCTGAGCGTCGGTGTAATGGAAATGC belongs to Holdemania massiliensis and includes:
- a CDS encoding DEAD/DEAH box helicase, with the translated sequence MVKSLSAKEIVEYPNGGKSYFYVIDRNAIIVDEGICNCKKEEDIFSYSLITDKQNSYMYNYEKVFRFLAEDIEIIEETLRNAREYSDIKFVVRTANREENADTSPLEFLFEKNFANVYGINALKYLWKEYGIVDTNGHNYFLDYYVRLNNDGIAVEENGITYHHPQIIGKEKYRNQLKKQNSCAQWGIKLYRFSTEDCQFESRIEDDIRMFFGEDVTRFQENGLLVERKVELYDHQVDTLHEMARKRKEGINTFLIVFPTASGKSKIVEEDIRVFAEERQNFKALILAPNTNIVKDWHKRIEISLSEFKDKIEVNTFAYIVRNYAQISPVEYSYIVIDEAHHAVAPVLKRVIQYFTPKFMVGLTATDQRPDKKKLESVFGNYKTGLSLIQAMEEGIVAQANVYRIETNIDLSHVRFNGKDYINADLEKNIRVTSRNELIINVLQEYFCEGEAANRQGIIFCVSMKHTLEMEKLLNASGISANSYNGKTKNADKIMADFKAKKIRFLCVCNMISEGWDYPELGILVMARPTLSKVLYLQQIGRGLRKTDSKKNVYIIDVVDEYGAIARPCSMHSIFQNALYVPFGNIICRNYSQGDMIEIDGLTERIERIVELDITNYEDKYGSYFSQEQLAREFYVSTGTITSWIKKGKIMPTVTYPFGSKQVYLFSPEDVENIRQELEIPEHTEETIKKDFFDFLKERDYSLSYKMPFLLSFLKNMNSIGDANIEAVLDDYIAFYNNRIANGLIVDKPSCPYNAETLKNKKMIKANMLANPFEKFERKRFLYHSKDLGVISMNHALFAKLEEWEFQRIREQMLEDIQNYYKKI
- a CDS encoding class I SAM-dependent methyltransferase, with protein sequence MDSEKTLSYYNINAKKFTDGTINVDFSKTQNRFLEMLDSSAAILDFGCGSGRDTKYFLEKGYYVDAIDGSEELCKIASVYTGIEVKCMLFQELDVMEKYDAIWACSSILHLSRMELVDVMGKMARAIKLNGLIYTSFKYGTFEGERNGRYFIDMNEDGIEALIKEVPEIEIVEIWITSDVRPKRGEEKWLNLFLRKK
- a CDS encoding nicotinate phosphoribosyltransferase gives rise to the protein MQPEDLMLLTDFYEYTMAYAYFKENKHEEIAYFDMFVRKIPDGGGFLILNGLHRFIEFVQHFHYTDAQIDYLRQTGYFDEDFLTYLKNMTMDVDVWAIPEGTPVFANEPLVTIRGTLIQAQILETILLLCINYPTLTTTKAYRIVRASKGRAVLEFGSRRAHGFDAATEGARGAYIAGCAGSACTIAGQKYAVPVSGTIAHSYVQLHDSELEAFRSYARVSPDNCILLVDTYDTLHSGIPNAIKVAQEELIPNGHRLKGIRIDSGDLAYLSKKARKMLDAAGLTDCKIVVSNSLDEFLIDDLIMQDAKIDTFGVGENMITAKSTPVLGGVYKVVAHEKDGQIIPKIKISGNVEKLTNPGFKKIIRFYDKENHQAIADVLALRDEVIPEDEYLLFDPQAPWKQKRIKDYEMRELQEQIFDHGQLVYAVPTTEEVKNYCMQQMDTLWEEVKRLRYPHRYYVDYSQKLYDLKQELIEKNTVKI
- a CDS encoding alginate lyase family protein gives rise to the protein MQIEEIRKQWRQIMAAKELKQVSELLRQSPERDILMQRGKELCAHTFVFDHPWDMERCLTPHTLEIMNWNQVFNEDEEWTFMLNRMDYWSVLAKAALISQDTRYLDQAKDFLLDWIAQHPHIEYSLSTRTLDTGIRIVNMLECAMLLEVSEKLTEEELRQILDSVDQQMTYLKANYIEKYTLSNWGSIQTCGLIVCCAMMGKDPETDEIYRWALDELETQVQIQIGEDGMLWEQSTMYHVEVLNNLLRVLEYAQFYPIPLSSQIKDKVHAMVHALMHMMMPDHQIETFGDSDRVNAEDVMNRGAVLFDDPQLRAMGNDVGDSDLLVNGGMPAWRKLQTMPKQTPTQLLYAGADCGIVVRRSDFGPEAEWMMVLNGELGSGHGHSDNLHYSLVHRGVPFVIDPGRFTYREDHPVRVELKGMSAHNTVVLDDQPGSVPDSSWTYQKFLRPLATVVRDTPQALYWEGGVLTQQPQMTHIRKMIMLPQGCWLICDEIFCAGEHKVVSRIQLDPQVTVIGEGADRQLKHAKAQLQYHHEGLPLSVQTGPCSLRYNELLDHSVLVSQGIMRDQLFQDELFYGEDFRLERAEVIQPGRGKCSVEEVSAWRFIRGEETYTCVIFHQQLYQGKKILFCEGLPLHNQACLIIRKGDQKKLIRLK